In Ahaetulla prasina isolate Xishuangbanna chromosome 6, ASM2864084v1, whole genome shotgun sequence, a single window of DNA contains:
- the ZDHHC19 gene encoding palmitoyltransferase ZDHHC19, whose product MASGRGGCHPLISGSFASFHFSTLVALSCLFFTFPGTWLGLNVSWAFPIICANLLIPTILYFFLTSFTDTGILHKGIEEELENQANTLGSSRQHWCNYCQLYCLPHTFHCRWCNICVEEFDHHCLWVNNCIGCHNFRFFLFFIFFLTSYDLVVLLACFTYLALNSQQPFGVEKICTVLLTIPAASSLVPLLILLSHQIITVVAAQDSCTFQDPFASHLSAWRSHFFALCKLRNAKPQRSLVWPVATRTSSKGAKPFSTLWIASTATPDSGPPAHLPDHRQEPKVLKAWGQLLAAVGRLLRPCVDTWPGKSTKEVSQKENLWQLNPNDRSVAITIPDILESGDRLDGVQEPHWKGQIHGSRRAPSSPTAMLLSVSDI is encoded by the exons ATGGCGTCCGGCAGGGGTGGGTGCCACCCCCTCATTTCGGGCTCCTTCGCCTCTTTCCACTTCAGCACCCTCGTGGCGCTGAGCTGCCTCTTCTTCACTTTCCC GGGCACCTGGCTGGGCCTGAACGTCTCCTGGGCCTTCCCCATCATTTGCGCCAACCTCCTCATCCCAACCATCCTTTACTTCTTCCTCACCAGTTTCACAGACACGGGAATCCTCCATAAAG gcATCGAAGAAGAGCTGGAGAACCAGGCCAACACGCTGGGCAGCTCCCGGCAACATTGGTGCAACTATTGCCAGCTGTACTGCTTGCCGCACACTTTCCATTGTCGCTGGTGCAACATCTGTGTGGAG GAATTCGACCATCACTGCCTGTGGGTGAACAACTGCATCGGCTGCCACAACTTCCGTTTCTTCCtgttcttcatcttcttcctgaCCAGCTACGACCTGGTGGTGCTCCTGGCCTGTTTCACTTACCTGGCCCTCAACTCCCAGCAGCCCTTCGGCGTGGAGAAGATCTGCAC GGTTCTGCTGACCATTCCTGCTGCCTCCTCCCTCGTGCCGCTACTCATCCTGCTGTCCCACCAAATTATCACTGTTGTAGCAGCTCAGGATTCGTGCACGTTCCAG GATCCCTTTGCTAGCCATCTTTCAGCCTGGAGGAGCCATTTCTTTGCACTGTGCAAGCTGCGCAATGCCAA GCCGCAAAGGAGCTTGGTGTGGCCGGTGGCCACAAGGACCAGCTCGAAGGGAGCCAAGCCCTTCTCCACCCTCTGGATTGCCAGCACCGCCACCCCTGACTCTGGACCACCTGCCCATCTGCCGGACCATCGCCAGGAGCCGAAGGTGTTGAAGGCGTGGGGACAGTTGCTCGCAGCCGTGGGCAGACTCCTGCGCCCCTGTGTGGACACCTGGCCAGGGAAATCCACTAAGGAG GTGAGCCAGAAAGAAAATCTGTGGCAGCTGAACCCGAATGACAGAAGTGTGGCGATCACAA TCCCCGACATCCTGGAATCCGGAGATCGCCTGGATGGGGTGCAGGAGCCCCACTGGAAGGGCCAGATCCACGGCAGCCGGCGGGCCCCCTCCTCCCCTACCGCCATGCTGCTCTCCGTCTCCGACATCTga